GGAGTAATGTTCTGCAATCTGAACCAACAGGAAGATAGAGAGAATTAGGATGACTTTATGTTATTATGATATAGTTTCTTCTTCTAGTCAGTGATCTAAGTTCATGTTGCATTTCATAACCCAGAATTACTTTTAATGCTCTTATGTATTCAATCAAACTTGCGATGAAGTGTTCAACGCGACACATACTACAAAAAATTGGAGTCTAGTGATCGTACTCCCCTGATTAGTAGTCTCTGTTGACAACTAGAAAAACGcctatttaacatcggtttcagTACAACCTATCGGGTTTTTTTGGAACTGTTGTAAAAGGGGTGATGTCTATTCCTGTTTTTCTCGTTTTGGTTCTCGAGTATATGCTTCAACTGTCAGATCATTAAAATTTGCAGGGAAGACTACAGAGTACTGCAGAGTACGTCTTTCTTTAGACAAAAATCACGTTACTCATAATCATCAAAGCGCATGTCAGACCCATACACTAACTCTAACCTACCTGCAATTTTCTCCTTCACATCCAGCAAGACCTCGTCTTCCATATTCCCATTGTGATAGAAGGGAAAAGACCTGTTGTCACCAAATTGCGGGAATGCTGTCACTCTGACAACCGACCCGTCAGCATCAAATGCAAGAAGTCCACTTTCATTACCAAAAACAGAACACATAAATTTGTCTGCAAACGTGTTCTTGTCAAAAGGAGGATGCATCAACCATGGCACGGGTGCTTTGATGCGCGTAGAAAACTTCTCATCACAGAAGATGTGGATCACTTCAAACTCGTCATCGGTACCCTTCATCTCTAAATACCTTGCTTTCAGCTCCCTCAATGTATTAGTGGTTACCCATTTGTCAGTCTCATAAGTCTCATATAAGACTATGATTTTCCTTCCAACAAATTGGGAAAATCGAATATGGGACCCAATACTTCGTGTGAATACTGCGTCTAGTTCCCATAACATCTCCGGCTTCACTTTCTTTGCCCTTTCAAGCTCTAAATTGACAGCACTGAGTAAGGTGAATGGGTACGCTGGAGAACCATACGTCGACAATATGTGAGTGCCCAGCGGTTCTAAAAATTCTCCATGAGGACCGATGATCACCATCCTTGCATCTGGCCTCGGCCAGTCCAGACCTTGGGGATATTGGAAGAGTCTCTGCAACTTCTTAATACAATTTGTGTCTTCAAATGGAAGCGCCAGCCATGGCATTGTCTTAAGTTCATGCAAGAAGGAATCTTCATCTATAAGGGAACAAGTTTCCTCATGCTCACACCAGCCATGTGCATAAATGAGAACAATCTCAAACTTTTCCATTTTTTGGGACAACTCGTGATAAACCATCTCCAGCTTCCTAGTGGTTCTTAGTCCATCTAGACATGGACAAAAATATAAACCTACCACCTTATCATCAAGATTATGAAGAGGTACCTGCCGAATGAAGTACAACAATAAGGGAAAGCATATATAAGATTAATTAATGCAAAATGTTGTTGAAATTTACAACATGGTGTCATAGAATTGTATACCTGATTTCCTTTGTTGTTGATGAGATAATCACGGTCAGGAGAGGACAAGAGTTTTTCAACAGAACGAGGCTGAGTTCGTAATAGACTATCTTCAGACTCGAGGAATTTTATTCTTTCATTGGTAAAAGGATAGGCAGCAGCTCCGTAGCTAATAAGCAAAGGGGTGGCATGAGACTGCAAAACCACACCTGAGGGGTCAATGATAAATGAGAGAGGGCCGATATGCCTGGCATCGCGGATACCAAACATTCTTTCCAGGCGTCGAATGGACGTTTGATCTGACAAGGGGATGGCAGGGCATGGCGGCATCAAAGAAAATATATGTCCAAGAATTTGACGAGTTTCAGAAGGaatggcaagattatttctaaGTGCAACAAAGACTATCTGAAAATCGCCTTTGGGGTGTAGCTTAATGTACATATCCTTGAGGGTTGCTACTGGTGCTTTCCAACTCCAAGTAAAATCATAATTGTCTAAATGCATAAAATGTAGAAGAATAAACTTACCCCCAAGATCCTTGGCCTTGATCTTGACctaaaaaagagagaaaaaaatgTAAGGCATAGACCGAAATTTAATAACGGTTTTCTGGTGTGTACCCATGGACACACACTAAGCACAAACTTCTATAATTTTAGTTTGTTTTGATTGGCCAGTACTTCTTAACTTAGTTACCCAAACTCTTCATTTTGTTTCGAGTATCCGTGTCGGACACTCGACACTCGGACATGGGTATGGACACTTGGACACTTATTTTAGGCCAAAAACATgtaaatttttcagaatattgccGAGTCCGACACTTAGATACGAACCCGTGTCCGACACCCATAAccgagtccgagtaacatagcTTCTTAATAATTATGGACCCCCTCCATTTACAACAAATACACCAATCAAAACACTCTAAACTTTATAAGTTTTAGTGCTTAACACGTGCTCGTAGGCACACACTAGACAAACTTATTTATTCAACTATTAATTGCAAAAGATGACTGTATAATAGTATTACATAGGCATATTTTGCTTTTTCTGCAATGAGTTCCAGTGCATGTAGTTAAAAAACACAGACAGGTTGTATGAAAAGAGATACAAACATACCAGTTTGTTGGTATTCCGGTGGTGGCAAGTGATGAGATAATCCCTGTCTTTGGTGAAAAGAAGGTGCGATAAATTAATAATATCACCCGTTTGAAGAACGCTCTCTTTTGCCTCCTTATGGTTTCTCTTCCTCTTATTTGATAATTTATCCTCCTCCAAATCGTTGCCCCTCTCCCTTttagataataatttattttCCTCAATATAATTCATCTTCTTTCTGTTCTTCGTCTTCTTATTCGTCCTCTGCGTTCTGTTCTTCGTCCTCTAGGAACCTTGCTCTAATACTTGGGTTCTACCCCCTCTGCATACATAGTTAGGAGGGTTGACCATATAGCtagaattattatttttaagattttttttttgaataaaaatatgagaTCAAAACTTTGATTCAcaaaaaaaaattcgaaaaaaattattttaactatacgGTCAAACATCCTAAACATGTGTGCCAGAAAGTCAAACGTCATATATTGAAAAAACAGAGGGAGTAGAACCCAAGTATTAGAGCACACATACTTACTCCCTCTGTTTTTTATAATATATGACGTTTAACTTTCTGACACATATGTTTAAGAGGTTTGACtttcgaattttttttttttgtgaataaaagttttgatctcatatttttattcaaaaaaaaatcttaaaaataataattctaGCTATGTGGTCAACCCTCCTTAATATGTGTGTCAAAAAAGTCAAATGTCATATATTAAAAAACAGATGGAGTAATTCCTAACAATCGTGTGTTGAATAACCCCTATATAACCTACTGCTCCACAACCGTTAGATATCTTTATTTCAAAGGCCCagattaaataaatatttttttaccTTCCGCTGTAAATATCCGCGGAAAGGACTTTTTCTATCCGCGGATATTTATAGCGGAAGGGAAAAGTGCGTTCCACGGATATTTATAGCGGAAGATAAAAAAAATTCTTTGGTCTGAAATATATATCCGACGCTCGTGAAGTAGCGTGTTATTTAAACTGTTCTGATACACAATACTGAGTGTAAATTATCAAATTTGAATCAAACaaagttttaaaactcaaaaTTTTGATTCACATAACCCATACCGCAACCCTAAATCAAATATTCTCTGTAGCTTCTCCTTGGAGAATAATGTACAAGATGGAGAGATCAA
This sequence is a window from Apium graveolens cultivar Ventura chromosome 9, ASM990537v1, whole genome shotgun sequence. Protein-coding genes within it:
- the LOC141683647 gene encoding putative nucleoredoxin 1 isoform X1; its protein translation is MNYIEENKLLSKRERGNDLEEDKLSNKRKRNHKEAKESVLQTGDIINLSHLLFTKDRDYLITCHHRNTNKLVKIKAKDLGGKFILLHFMHLDNYDFTWSWKAPVATLKDMYIKLHPKGDFQIVFVALRNNLAIPSETRQILGHIFSLMPPCPAIPLSDQTSIRRLERMFGIRDARHIGPLSFIIDPSGVVLQSHATPLLISYGAAAYPFTNERIKFLESEDSLLRTQPRSVEKLLSSPDRDYLINNKGNQVPLHNLDDKVVGLYFCPCLDGLRTTRKLEMVYHELSQKMEKFEIVLIYAHGWCEHEETCSLIDEDSFLHELKTMPWLALPFEDTNCIKKLQRLFQYPQGLDWPRPDARMVIIGPHGEFLEPLGTHILSTYGSPAYPFTLLSAVNLELERAKKVKPEMLWELDAVFTRSIGSHIRFSQFVGRKIIVLYETYETDKWVTTNTLRELKARYLEMKGTDDEFEVIHIFCDEKFSTRIKAPVPWLMHPPFDKNTFADKFMCSVFGNESGLLAFDADGSVVRVTAFPQFGDNRSFPFYHNGNMEDEVLLDVKEKIAGRLELVYGSDMRFDDYE
- the LOC141683647 gene encoding putative nucleoredoxin 1-2 isoform X2, whose amino-acid sequence is MNYIEENKLLSKRERGNDLEEDKLSNKRKRNHKEAKESVLQTGDIINLSHLLFTKDRDYLITCHHRNTNKLVKIKAKDLGDQTSIRRLERMFGIRDARHIGPLSFIIDPSGVVLQSHATPLLISYGAAAYPFTNERIKFLESEDSLLRTQPRSVEKLLSSPDRDYLINNKGNQVPLHNLDDKVVGLYFCPCLDGLRTTRKLEMVYHELSQKMEKFEIVLIYAHGWCEHEETCSLIDEDSFLHELKTMPWLALPFEDTNCIKKLQRLFQYPQGLDWPRPDARMVIIGPHGEFLEPLGTHILSTYGSPAYPFTLLSAVNLELERAKKVKPEMLWELDAVFTRSIGSHIRFSQFVGRKIIVLYETYETDKWVTTNTLRELKARYLEMKGTDDEFEVIHIFCDEKFSTRIKAPVPWLMHPPFDKNTFADKFMCSVFGNESGLLAFDADGSVVRVTAFPQFGDNRSFPFYHNGNMEDEVLLDVKEKIAGRLELVYGSDMRFDDYE